A section of the Rubritalea squalenifaciens DSM 18772 genome encodes:
- the thrS gene encoding threonine--tRNA ligase: MADQKERKSLEERHQMSDLERLRHSCAHVLATAITRIWPDAQLAGGPPVENGFYYDIALDHRITPDDFEKIEAEMKKVIKENASFEREVVSRNEALELAMSGRLGACSERDVVSKFKVDLLNDIPEDEEISIFKNNDFWDLCAGPHVGRTGNCKAFKVMSVASAFYKGNKDNESLQRVYGTCFKNKTDLMDHLERLEEAKKRDHRRLGRELNLFAIDEMVGQGLILWKPKGALVRRQLQDFITAELDKQGYSQVYTPHIGKLDLYRTSGHFPYYQESQYAAIPDRGALEKMLQDEKSTCADLFSGLETGEIEGYMLKPMNCPHHIKIYSSEHRSYRDLPIRLAEFGTVYRWEQSGELGGMTRVRGFTQDDAHLFCTPEQVDEEIQGCLGLVEKVLNTLGMEDYRVRLSFSDPDSDKYVGSREVWEKAEKSLEEAAKNLGVDYTVELGEAAFYGPKIDFVVKDVIGRDWQLGTVQLDFNLPERFDLSYIGQDNAPHRPVMIHRAPFGSLERFVGLLIEHFEGKFPTWLAPEQVRVLPLSDKFLEHGEAAAKVLADAGVRVTVDRAAEKLGAKIRLARLDRVPYMLVIGGQEAETNSVSVRHRDRENLGTQTLDEFVQNIREEINNRSL; the protein is encoded by the coding sequence ATGGCAGATCAGAAAGAAAGAAAGTCGTTGGAAGAACGTCACCAGATGAGTGACTTGGAGCGTTTGCGCCACTCTTGTGCACACGTACTTGCCACGGCTATCACGCGTATCTGGCCAGATGCTCAGCTGGCAGGCGGCCCTCCTGTAGAGAATGGCTTTTACTATGACATTGCCTTGGATCATCGCATCACTCCGGACGACTTTGAGAAGATCGAAGCCGAGATGAAGAAGGTGATCAAAGAGAACGCGTCTTTTGAAAGGGAAGTAGTCAGCCGCAATGAAGCGCTGGAACTAGCCATGAGTGGACGTCTCGGCGCATGCAGCGAGCGTGACGTTGTCAGCAAATTTAAAGTAGACCTTCTCAACGATATTCCTGAAGACGAGGAGATTTCCATCTTTAAGAACAATGACTTCTGGGACCTGTGTGCAGGCCCTCACGTAGGTCGTACTGGAAACTGTAAGGCATTCAAGGTGATGAGTGTCGCTAGTGCCTTCTACAAAGGTAATAAAGACAACGAGTCTCTCCAGCGTGTCTACGGTACATGCTTCAAGAACAAGACTGATTTGATGGATCACCTGGAGCGCCTTGAAGAAGCCAAAAAGCGTGACCACCGTCGCCTTGGCCGTGAGCTGAACCTTTTCGCTATCGATGAGATGGTAGGGCAGGGCCTCATCCTATGGAAACCAAAGGGCGCGCTCGTACGCCGTCAGCTTCAGGATTTCATTACTGCTGAACTTGATAAACAAGGCTACAGCCAGGTTTACACACCACACATTGGTAAGCTGGACCTCTACCGTACTTCTGGTCACTTCCCATACTATCAGGAAAGCCAGTACGCAGCGATCCCAGACCGCGGTGCACTCGAGAAGATGCTTCAGGACGAGAAGTCCACTTGTGCTGACCTGTTCAGCGGCCTGGAGACAGGGGAGATCGAAGGCTACATGCTGAAGCCAATGAACTGCCCTCACCATATCAAGATTTATTCCAGTGAGCACCGTTCCTACCGCGACCTTCCGATCCGCTTGGCGGAGTTCGGTACAGTCTACCGGTGGGAGCAGTCTGGCGAGCTGGGAGGTATGACCCGTGTTCGTGGTTTCACTCAAGATGATGCCCACCTTTTCTGTACCCCTGAGCAGGTTGATGAAGAGATTCAGGGATGCCTTGGCTTGGTAGAAAAGGTATTGAACACACTGGGTATGGAAGATTACCGCGTCCGCCTTTCCTTCAGTGATCCGGATTCTGACAAGTACGTCGGTAGCCGTGAGGTCTGGGAAAAGGCTGAGAAGTCTCTTGAAGAGGCAGCCAAAAACCTCGGTGTTGATTACACGGTGGAATTGGGGGAAGCAGCTTTCTACGGTCCTAAGATCGACTTCGTCGTCAAGGATGTGATCGGCCGTGATTGGCAGCTCGGTACGGTACAGCTTGATTTCAATTTGCCTGAGCGTTTCGACCTCAGCTACATCGGTCAGGATAATGCACCTCACCGCCCGGTAATGATTCACCGCGCGCCATTTGGTTCTCTGGAGCGTTTTGTCGGCCTACTAATCGAGCACTTCGAAGGCAAGTTCCCGACATGGCTTGCACCAGAGCAGGTAAGGGTGCTACCTCTTTCAGACAAGTTCCTGGAGCACGGCGAGGCTGCAGCCAAGGTCTTGGCTGATGCTGGAGTTCGTGTGACCGTGGACAGAGCCGCCGAGAAATTAGGTGCTAAGATTCGTCTTGCAAGATTAGACAGAGTACCTTATATGCTGGTCATAGGTGGTCAGGAGGCTGAGACAAACAGCGTTTCCGTCCGCCACAGGGACCGGGAAAATCTCGGGACACAGACACTCGATGAATTTGTTCAAAACATACGTGAGGAAATCAACAACAGGTCACTTTGA
- the infC gene encoding translation initiation factor IF-3, whose product MTRVNEYIRAPKVRVVTPNGEQLGVMSSREAVAKAKSIGLDLVEITANADPPVCKICDYGKYKYEQSKLNKGKSKATTKLKEVKFRVRTEEHDYNLKCSRIEKFLDGGNKVKVQLQFRGRENAHKELGFEVLQRVAEDLKGMGNLDQKPRLAGRAVSMLLSPLPKEQRKRKFLMDHGELVDDDDEDFDDDVIEESEEDESEE is encoded by the coding sequence ATGACTCGCGTCAACGAGTATATCCGTGCGCCAAAAGTACGTGTAGTCACACCGAATGGTGAGCAGCTGGGAGTCATGAGCTCTCGTGAAGCTGTCGCCAAGGCGAAAAGTATCGGACTCGATCTCGTAGAAATCACAGCCAATGCAGACCCACCAGTCTGTAAGATCTGTGACTACGGAAAGTACAAGTACGAGCAATCCAAGCTCAACAAGGGCAAATCCAAAGCCACTACGAAGCTCAAGGAAGTGAAATTCCGTGTACGTACTGAAGAGCACGATTACAACCTGAAGTGCTCTCGTATTGAGAAATTCTTGGACGGTGGAAACAAAGTTAAGGTCCAGCTCCAGTTCCGTGGACGTGAAAACGCTCACAAAGAACTTGGTTTCGAAGTGCTTCAGCGTGTGGCTGAAGACCTCAAGGGCATGGGGAATCTAGACCAGAAGCCTCGCTTGGCAGGTCGTGCTGTCAGCATGCTGCTTTCTCCTCTTCCTAAGGAACAGCGCAAGCGCAAGTTCTTGATGGATCACGGTGAACTCGTCGATGACGATGATGAGGATTTCGATGATGATGTCATCGAGGAATCCGAAGAAGACGAGAGCGAAGAGTAA
- the pdxH gene encoding pyridoxamine 5'-phosphate oxidase, with translation MSFTKPSLADLRENYTKAGLSVEDVEPDPFLQFKNWMDEAIANHIVDANAMTLATADKDGMPSARIVLLKHYDRDGFCFFTNYTSQKGKDLANNPHAALVLHWKELERQICIRGTVHKTSHQESESYFHMRPHGSQIGATASPQSHQIADRSVIENREVELLKDYPEGTTVPLPEFWGGYRLDPHYIEFWQGRPSRLHDRIVYTREHRNDWQISRLAP, from the coding sequence ATGAGCTTTACCAAACCATCACTCGCGGATCTCAGGGAAAACTATACCAAGGCTGGACTCAGCGTCGAAGACGTCGAGCCTGATCCATTCCTCCAATTCAAAAACTGGATGGATGAAGCGATTGCCAACCACATTGTCGATGCCAATGCGATGACCCTCGCGACAGCCGACAAGGACGGCATGCCTTCCGCACGTATCGTGCTACTGAAACACTATGACCGTGATGGTTTCTGCTTCTTCACCAATTACACCTCACAGAAAGGCAAAGACCTAGCCAACAACCCACATGCAGCTCTCGTCCTGCACTGGAAAGAGCTAGAGCGCCAGATTTGCATTCGTGGCACTGTCCATAAAACCAGCCACCAGGAATCGGAAAGCTACTTCCACATGCGCCCTCATGGATCACAGATTGGAGCCACAGCCTCTCCACAAAGCCATCAGATTGCAGACAGATCCGTCATTGAGAACCGTGAAGTAGAACTACTGAAAGATTATCCTGAAGGCACCACAGTGCCGCTCCCCGAGTTCTGGGGAGGTTACCGCTTGGACCCTCACTATATTGAGTTCTGGCAGGGACGCCCTTCCCGACTGCACGACCGCATCGTCTACACCCGGGAGCACCGCAATGATTGGCAAATTTCCCGACTTGCGCCATAG
- the rlmB gene encoding 23S rRNA (guanosine(2251)-2'-O)-methyltransferase RlmB, with the protein MRKRGNEHQARDNKHVRGKGGGGLVKGEDAIPSILGKHENPLVLVLDCVQDPHNLGAILRTADGAGVALVIAPKDKSVGLTETAQRVAVGAAESIPFVRVTNLSRTMKNLQQEHGVWFIGTSDKATQSLYETDLKGPIGIVMGAEGAGLRRLTEENCDILINIPMAGRVDCLNVSVATGVCLYEAVRQRAL; encoded by the coding sequence ATGCGTAAGAGAGGTAACGAGCATCAAGCCAGAGATAACAAGCACGTGAGAGGCAAGGGGGGCGGTGGCCTTGTGAAGGGCGAAGATGCGATCCCATCCATTCTTGGGAAGCATGAAAACCCACTGGTGCTCGTACTGGATTGTGTGCAGGATCCACATAATCTTGGGGCGATACTACGTACAGCGGATGGCGCTGGTGTCGCCTTGGTGATTGCTCCCAAGGACAAGTCCGTGGGACTCACTGAGACAGCGCAGCGCGTGGCAGTTGGTGCAGCCGAGTCGATTCCTTTTGTTAGGGTGACCAATCTTTCCAGAACCATGAAGAATCTCCAGCAGGAGCATGGTGTCTGGTTTATTGGTACCAGTGACAAAGCGACCCAATCTCTCTACGAAACAGATCTTAAAGGTCCTATCGGTATCGTGATGGGAGCCGAGGGGGCTGGGCTCAGGAGATTGACCGAAGAAAACTGTGATATTCTCATCAATATCCCTATGGCGGGACGTGTGGATTGTCTGAATGTGAGTGTGGCCACCGGAGTATGCCTCTATGAGGCTGTGCGCCAGAGAGCTTTGTAG
- a CDS encoding malate dehydrogenase produces the protein MKDPITVSVTGAAGQIGYSLLFRIASGAMFGPDQPVNLRLIEIEPGMKALEGVVMELDDCAFPTLNEVVPTCDLNEGFRGTNWALLVGSVPRKAGMERKDLLGINGKIFVGQGKAIAGNAASDVRTLVVGNPCNTNCLIAMNAADGVPNDRFFAMTRLDENRAKSQLAKKAGVHQNAVSNLCIWGNHSATQYPDFTNAKIDGKAVTDVISDRAWLEGEFISTVQQRGAAIIQARGASSAASAANGVVDTVKSLTNPTPAGDWTSVAVCSNGEFGIDTGLIASMPIRTSDGKSWEVVEGVEIDAFSRDRIDASVQELKEEREAVQDLMS, from the coding sequence ATGAAAGACCCTATTACTGTCTCTGTGACTGGTGCCGCCGGTCAGATTGGATATTCCTTGCTGTTTAGAATTGCCTCCGGGGCGATGTTTGGCCCCGATCAGCCAGTGAATCTGCGCCTGATTGAAATTGAACCAGGCATGAAAGCTCTGGAAGGTGTGGTGATGGAGCTGGATGATTGCGCATTTCCAACTCTGAACGAGGTGGTGCCCACTTGCGACCTGAATGAGGGTTTCCGCGGTACCAACTGGGCGCTTTTAGTGGGCTCTGTGCCACGCAAGGCGGGGATGGAACGAAAAGACCTGCTCGGGATTAACGGGAAGATTTTTGTGGGACAGGGCAAGGCGATTGCTGGAAATGCTGCTAGTGATGTGCGCACCTTGGTCGTAGGTAACCCATGTAATACCAACTGTTTGATTGCGATGAATGCGGCAGATGGCGTACCTAATGACCGCTTTTTTGCCATGACGCGTCTGGATGAGAATCGTGCCAAAAGCCAGCTGGCAAAGAAAGCGGGTGTGCACCAGAATGCGGTATCGAATCTATGTATTTGGGGGAATCACTCAGCTACCCAGTATCCAGATTTTACCAACGCCAAGATCGACGGCAAGGCTGTGACTGATGTCATTTCCGACCGTGCTTGGCTGGAAGGGGAATTCATCTCTACTGTCCAGCAGCGAGGGGCGGCGATCATTCAGGCACGGGGAGCAAGTTCAGCTGCCTCTGCCGCCAATGGGGTTGTGGATACTGTCAAGAGCCTGACGAATCCTACACCAGCCGGTGACTGGACAAGCGTGGCTGTGTGTTCCAATGGCGAGTTTGGGATTGATACTGGCTTGATCGCCTCCATGCCGATCAGAACCAGTGATGGCAAATCCTGGGAAGTCGTCGAGGGAGTCGAGATTGATGCATTCTCACGTGATCGGATCGATGCTTCTGTTCAGGAACTAAAAGAAGAGCGCGAGGCTGTTCAAGATTTGATGAGCTGA
- a CDS encoding c-type cytochrome: MDGDTLKRGKESYAMYCAACHGENGKGAGEGNFPPLAGSNWLKGKPDRAIQVVLHGLDGEVTVNRKRYNLAMPPQGQTLNDQQIADVLSFVRSSWGNKEAAVTSEQVEIARKSTESRKTPWTQAEIEKRYGLPINKSKVVKDNLIMHTYEGKWNKLPDFTELEVAATEEEHSGYISLQNIYEEKNFGVVWEGEILIRSDHTYKFALECTDGARFVLDGHEVIKLDGLSAKARQKQGGVTLKKGWHKFRLEYFNVSGDPQIRLSMGIGGLSLISDPLERVAPQKIILSAEEQKARLYRHFVAGGTPYTLSIAYPGKINLAYDTQSCSPVIMWKGDFIDASRHWNGRGKGWQNVASSSSTRLESKNLFGQSAQFKSYKLDENRFPIFVYTLGEEITVSDQFTPSSKGFERSLTIKNTGALRTLPIHLQSMKGAGMDVHCNEDTQTPDEIRVEPGVTSLKVNYIWK, encoded by the coding sequence GTGGATGGCGACACCCTCAAGCGAGGCAAGGAGTCATACGCCATGTACTGTGCAGCCTGTCATGGTGAGAATGGCAAGGGGGCTGGTGAGGGAAATTTTCCACCTCTAGCTGGAAGTAATTGGTTAAAAGGTAAGCCGGATCGGGCCATTCAGGTGGTGCTTCACGGATTGGATGGAGAAGTAACGGTCAATCGCAAACGGTATAATCTGGCAATGCCTCCACAGGGGCAAACGCTCAACGACCAGCAGATCGCCGACGTTCTGAGTTTTGTACGGTCAAGCTGGGGGAATAAGGAAGCGGCAGTTACCAGTGAGCAGGTGGAGATCGCTCGCAAAAGCACCGAGTCTCGAAAGACCCCTTGGACACAAGCCGAGATTGAGAAGCGTTATGGCCTGCCCATCAACAAGAGCAAGGTAGTCAAAGACAACCTCATCATGCACACTTATGAGGGAAAGTGGAATAAACTTCCTGATTTCACTGAGTTGGAAGTGGCTGCCACAGAGGAAGAGCACAGCGGCTACATCAGCTTACAAAACATCTATGAGGAGAAGAATTTTGGAGTCGTCTGGGAAGGTGAGATTTTGATTCGAAGCGACCATACCTATAAATTTGCCTTGGAGTGCACAGACGGGGCGAGATTTGTTCTCGATGGCCATGAAGTGATCAAACTAGACGGATTGTCTGCAAAAGCTAGGCAGAAGCAAGGCGGCGTGACTTTGAAAAAAGGGTGGCACAAATTTCGTTTGGAATACTTCAATGTCTCGGGAGATCCTCAGATTAGATTGTCCATGGGAATCGGTGGATTGAGCTTGATCTCGGATCCACTTGAAAGGGTGGCTCCTCAGAAAATCATACTCAGCGCCGAAGAACAGAAAGCGAGGCTCTACAGGCATTTCGTGGCAGGTGGAACTCCGTACACCTTATCGATAGCTTATCCGGGAAAGATAAATCTGGCATACGACACTCAGAGTTGCAGTCCGGTCATCATGTGGAAGGGGGATTTCATTGATGCCTCCAGACATTGGAATGGTCGCGGTAAAGGTTGGCAAAATGTAGCTTCAAGTTCCAGTACTCGCTTAGAATCTAAGAATTTATTCGGCCAGTCAGCCCAATTTAAATCCTACAAATTGGATGAGAACCGTTTTCCAATCTTCGTCTACACTTTAGGGGAGGAAATCACGGTGAGTGACCAGTTCACCCCAAGTTCCAAGGGCTTCGAGCGAAGCCTCACGATAAAGAATACCGGAGCCCTCCGAACCTTGCCCATACACCTTCAGTCTATGAAGGGGGCAGGTATGGACGTTCACTGCAATGAGGATACTCAAACGCCAGATGAGATACGAGTCGAACCTGGAGTGACATCACTGAAGGTTAATTACATTTGGAAATAA
- a CDS encoding substrate-binding domain-containing protein, translating to MEKLRRIALLMGKNIGYNRDVIQGIYAFSQKRKNWIFRDSAPRPDSIEWLQRWRPDGIIGHLYNDEFAQTLANLNIPIVSTTDSLVHLNYPLADVHHEKVGEMAAKYLKDLGLEHFAYVGDAQIQYSRQRFSSFKRTLGREVELCDVPYLPRIQDSRILYSATNKMRKWLKKLPKPIGIFCSNDVPARDLADVCLELNIKVPDEVVILGVDNDLVECRLSRPPLSSIEIPAAKIGYEAASMLEDLMTGIPLQSTTFTPPPIRVIERESTNISAVDDQEVKNALNYIKEHFAEIQSIDQVVEQTSLGRRSLEKRFRTLLNKSMLEVLHNQRLANAKKLLINSQEDLSSIAELCGYSSSARLAQNFKKHYLCSPSEYARQYKV from the coding sequence GTGGAAAAGCTCAGAAGAATTGCCCTATTGATGGGGAAAAATATTGGCTACAACCGTGATGTCATTCAGGGCATCTACGCCTTTAGCCAGAAGCGCAAGAACTGGATCTTTAGAGATTCAGCTCCCAGACCAGATTCCATCGAGTGGCTACAACGCTGGAGACCAGACGGGATCATCGGACATCTTTACAACGATGAATTCGCCCAAACACTTGCTAATCTTAACATCCCCATCGTCAGTACCACGGACTCCCTAGTTCACCTCAACTATCCATTAGCCGATGTTCATCACGAAAAGGTAGGTGAAATGGCAGCTAAATACCTAAAAGACCTAGGCTTGGAACATTTCGCCTATGTCGGTGATGCTCAAATCCAGTATTCCAGACAACGCTTCAGTAGTTTCAAAAGAACTTTGGGCAGAGAAGTCGAACTCTGCGATGTACCTTATCTTCCAAGGATTCAGGATTCACGTATCCTCTATTCAGCTACAAACAAGATGAGGAAGTGGCTGAAAAAGCTCCCCAAGCCGATAGGCATATTTTGCTCCAATGATGTGCCCGCAAGAGACCTGGCAGATGTCTGTCTGGAGCTGAACATCAAAGTTCCCGATGAAGTAGTCATTCTAGGAGTCGACAATGATCTTGTAGAGTGCAGACTCTCACGCCCACCACTATCTAGCATCGAGATTCCTGCTGCCAAAATCGGATACGAGGCAGCATCTATGTTAGAAGACTTGATGACAGGTATCCCGCTGCAAAGCACCACATTCACCCCTCCTCCTATTCGAGTCATAGAGAGAGAGTCCACGAACATCAGTGCTGTCGATGACCAAGAGGTAAAGAATGCTCTAAACTACATCAAAGAGCATTTTGCCGAGATCCAATCTATTGACCAAGTCGTAGAGCAAACCTCTCTGGGACGAAGATCATTGGAGAAACGCTTTAGAACACTTCTCAACAAAAGCATGCTGGAAGTACTCCATAATCAACGCCTCGCTAACGCCAAAAAACTACTGATCAATAGCCAAGAGGATTTGTCCTCAATAGCCGAATTGTGCGGATATTCTTCCAGTGCCAGACTCGCTCAGAATTTCAAAAAACACTATCTCTGCAGCCCTAGCGAGTATGCACGACAATACAAAGTTTAA